One part of the Nymphaea colorata isolate Beijing-Zhang1983 chromosome 8, ASM883128v2, whole genome shotgun sequence genome encodes these proteins:
- the LOC116258933 gene encoding transcription factor HBP-1b(c38)-like isoform X1 — protein MNSPVAQFAISGRMGLYEASHNHWGQSFKPESSLTSMILEPDQKVEDSLHGTPETSKSSDQETNKPNDKVLRRLAQNREAARKSRLRKKAYVQQLESSRLKLTQLEQELERARQPGVHFSGSCGDSNHGIPGASTNTGIAMFEMNYNNWVEGQNRQTRELRAACQAHVTDLELRMLVETGLAHYDDLFSMKALAAKSDVFYLLSGMWRTSAERFFLWIGGFRPSELLKILRPQLYPLAENQVLAICSLEQSSLQAEDALSQGMEKLQETLAEALVSTSVGSPNVADYMGQMASAMDKLEGLANFVLQADNLRQQTLQRMYRILTVRQSARGLLVLGDYFQRLRALSSLWTARPREPA, from the exons ATGAACTCTCCAGTAGCACAGTTTGCCATCTCAGGGAGGATGGGTTTGTACGAAGCAAGTCATAACCATTGGGGACAATCATTTAAACCTGAAAGTAGCCTTACGTCTATGATTTTGGAACCGGATCAAAAG GTGGAAGATTCACTTCATGGGACACCAGAGACTTCAAAGAGTTCTGATCAAGAGACAAATAAGCCGAATGATAAG GTGCTCAGGCGTTTGGCACAAAATCGAGAGGCTGCACGAAAAAGCCGTTTGCGGAAAAAG GCATATGTTCAGCAGCTAGAGTCAAGTCGTTTAAAGTTGACACAGTTAGAGCAGGAACTTGAAAGGGCGAGACAGCCG GGTGTACATTTTAGTGGAAGCTGTGGAGATTCCAATCATGGAATCCCTGGAGCTAGTACCAATACAG GCATTGCAATGTTCGAGATGAACTACAATAACTGGGTCGAAGGGCAAAATAGGCAAACTCGTGAACTTAGAGCTGCTTGTCAGGCACATGTGACTGATCTAGAGCTTCGGATGCTTGTGGAAACTGGTCTTGCACATTATGATGACCTTTTCAGCATGAAAGCATTGGCAGCAAAATCTGATGTCTTTTATCTACTATCAGGCATGTGGAGAACTTCTGCTGAGCGCTTTTTTCTTTGGATTGGTGGATTCCGCCCTTCAGAACTCCTTAAG ATTCTCAGACCACAACTTTATCCTCTAGCTGAGAACCAGGTCCTGGCTATTTGTAGCTTGGAGCAATCATCATTGCAGGCTGAAGATGCTCTATCTCAAGGAATGGAGAAATTGCAGGAAACCTTGGCCGAGGCATTAGTATCCACTTCTGTGGGCTCACCAAATGTTGCAGACTATATGGGGCAAATGGCTTCTGCCATGGACAAACTGGAGGGGCTTGCGAACTTTGTGCTGCAG GCTGACAACCTGAGACAGCAAACTCTGCAGCGGATGTATCGGATCCTGACAGTCAGACAATCTGCTCGAGGCCTTCTTGTTTTGGGCGATTACTTCCAGCGTCTCCGGGCTCTAAGTTCACTTTGGACAGCCCGTCCGCGTGAACCTGCCTAA
- the LOC116258933 gene encoding transcription factor TGAL6-like isoform X2, whose translation MNSPVAQFAISGRMGLYEASHNHWGQSFKPESSLTSMILEPDQKVEDSLHGTPETSKSSDQETNKPNDKVLRRLAQNREAARKSRLRKKAYVQQLESSRLKLTQLEQELERARQPGVHFSGSCGDSNHGIPGASTNTGMWRTSAERFFLWIGGFRPSELLKILRPQLYPLAENQVLAICSLEQSSLQAEDALSQGMEKLQETLAEALVSTSVGSPNVADYMGQMASAMDKLEGLANFVLQADNLRQQTLQRMYRILTVRQSARGLLVLGDYFQRLRALSSLWTARPREPA comes from the exons ATGAACTCTCCAGTAGCACAGTTTGCCATCTCAGGGAGGATGGGTTTGTACGAAGCAAGTCATAACCATTGGGGACAATCATTTAAACCTGAAAGTAGCCTTACGTCTATGATTTTGGAACCGGATCAAAAG GTGGAAGATTCACTTCATGGGACACCAGAGACTTCAAAGAGTTCTGATCAAGAGACAAATAAGCCGAATGATAAG GTGCTCAGGCGTTTGGCACAAAATCGAGAGGCTGCACGAAAAAGCCGTTTGCGGAAAAAG GCATATGTTCAGCAGCTAGAGTCAAGTCGTTTAAAGTTGACACAGTTAGAGCAGGAACTTGAAAGGGCGAGACAGCCG GGTGTACATTTTAGTGGAAGCTGTGGAGATTCCAATCATGGAATCCCTGGAGCTAGTACCAATACAG GCATGTGGAGAACTTCTGCTGAGCGCTTTTTTCTTTGGATTGGTGGATTCCGCCCTTCAGAACTCCTTAAG ATTCTCAGACCACAACTTTATCCTCTAGCTGAGAACCAGGTCCTGGCTATTTGTAGCTTGGAGCAATCATCATTGCAGGCTGAAGATGCTCTATCTCAAGGAATGGAGAAATTGCAGGAAACCTTGGCCGAGGCATTAGTATCCACTTCTGTGGGCTCACCAAATGTTGCAGACTATATGGGGCAAATGGCTTCTGCCATGGACAAACTGGAGGGGCTTGCGAACTTTGTGCTGCAG GCTGACAACCTGAGACAGCAAACTCTGCAGCGGATGTATCGGATCCTGACAGTCAGACAATCTGCTCGAGGCCTTCTTGTTTTGGGCGATTACTTCCAGCGTCTCCGGGCTCTAAGTTCACTTTGGACAGCCCGTCCGCGTGAACCTGCCTAA
- the LOC116259254 gene encoding alanine--glyoxylate aminotransferase 2 homolog 1, mitochondrial produces MPIHLRFLSMAVKHRGERWREIRRCYSVVSAPPVIPPFDYEPKPYHGLRADEVLEKRKKFLGPSLFHYYQKPLNIVEGKMQYLFDEDGKRYLDAIAGVVTVSCGHCHPDVVNAIMEQSKLLQHTTTIYLHHAIAEYAEALASKMPGDLKVVYFVNSGTEANELAMLMARLYTGNVRMVALRNAYHGGSSGTLGLTAMKTWKYNIPQGEIGHVMNPDPYHGVFGSDSVRYAKEVQDHIDYGTAGQVAGFIAETFQGAGGAVELAPGYLKLVYDIVRKAGGVCIADEVQSGFGRTGSHYWGFETQGVVPDIVTMAKGIGNGLPLGAVVTTPEIAHVMSQKIQFNTFGGNPVCSAGGLAVLKVLDKENRQKHCADVGSQLLDRLRYLQKKHEIIGDVRGRGLMVGVELVTDRQMKTPAKAETSIIFEKLKDLGVLIGKGGLHGNVFRIKPPMCFTKEDADFLVDAVDYAMSGI; encoded by the exons ATGCCGATCCACCTAAGGTTCTTAAGCATGGCAGTCAAGCACCGGGGGGAGCGGTGGCGGGAGATCCGCCGCTGTTACTCGGTGGTCTCTGCACCCCCTGTAATACCTCCCTTCGACTACGAGCCCAAACCTTATCATGGATTGAGGGCTGACGAGGTTttggagaagaggaagaagttcCTGGGCCCTTCTCTCTTCCATTACTACCAAAAACCC CTCAATATCGTGGAAGGCAAGATGCAATACTTATTTGATGAGGATGGAAAACGTTACCTCGACGCTATTGCAGGAGTCGTTACTGTATCTTGTGGACATTGTCATCCAGATGTTGTTAATGCCATCATGGAGCAGAGTAAGTTGCTCCAGCACACCACAACTATATACCTGCACCATGCTATTGCAGAATATGCAGAAGCTCTGGCCTCTAAAATGCCCGGAGATCTAAAG GTTGTGTATTTTGTAAACTCTGGAACTGAAGCAAATGAACTAGCAATGCTTATGGCACGCCTTTACACTGGTAATGTTAGGATGGTTGCCTTGAGAAATGCATATCATGGTGGAAGTTCAGGTACACTTGGATTGACAGCCATGAAAACATGGAAATACAACATACCTCAG GGCGAAATTGGCCATGTTATGAACCCAGATCCATATCATGGTGTATTTGGTTCTGATAGTGTCCGTTATGCCAAAGAGGTGCAAGATCATATCGACTATGGAACTGCTGGTCAAGTTGCAGGTTTCATTGCGGAAACCTTCCAG GGCGCTGGAGGGGCAGTTGAGTTGGCTCCTGGATATTTAAAGTTAGTATATGACATTGTTCGTAAAGCTGGAGGTGTATGCATAGCAGATGAAGTACAGAGTGGATTTGGTCGAACTGGAAGTCATTATTGGGGATTTGAAACACAGGGTGTCGTCCCTGATATTGTCACCATGGCAAAG GGTATTGGCAATGGTCTGCCTTTAGGAGCAGTTGTAACAACACCAGAAATTGCACATGTAATGTCACAAAAAATTCAATTCAATACATTTGGTGGGAACCCTGTATGTTCTGCTGGTGGACTTGCTGTACTGAAGGTGCTTGACAAAGAGAACCGTCAAAAACATTGTGCTGATGTTGGTTCCCAGCTGCTTGATCGTTTGAGATATCTTCAGAAGAAACATGAAA TTATTGGGGATGTAAGAGGAAGGGGCTTAATGGTGGGGGTTGAACTTGTGACTGATAGACAAATGAAGACGCCAGCCAAGGCAGAAACTTCGATCatctttgaaaaattaaaag ACTTGGGAGTGTTGATTGGAAAAGGTGGACTTCATGGCAACGTTTTCAGGATAAAGCCACCTATGTGTTTCACAAAGGAAGAtgcag ACTTCCTTGTAGATGCAGTGGACTATGCAATGTCAGGGATTTGA